The following are from one region of the Ptychodera flava strain L36383 chromosome 15, AS_Pfla_20210202, whole genome shotgun sequence genome:
- the LOC139151718 gene encoding endothelin-converting enzyme homolog, producing the protein MYNSDFALAEDATAVKDRRRDKCVIRSLTVLSCLLVVAVIVLGVLYGVEVSKEVEIVTAAPPPTTAPEPEYCMTTECILTAAQLLGNMNASADPCEDFYSYACGGWLDKYDIPSAYSSYSAFTQMNDENMQTIKQILESQSYNKDSAAEQKTYDFYVSCMDTDQMDELGAQPFLDLVDRLGGWEILGNWDHENWEFKTAVGELDHVYRVRPFYSWDIGPDDMNPNISLYRIDQISRSTYLHNGENSTYVKGYKSYMYDMVTELGVDQQNASMFVEEVFEFERKLNDLALRSSQRVDPVERYNSMTFEELTSMTSSFHILENLNSYYEQTIENSHPLVSYGPEYLEPANVLVNGTEDRILHNFMMWKLLDSVAYHLSKPFRDHYTDFNNLLTGKTGQSDRWKDCQNSCNGIFDMAVGAMFVREAFSEESKGDLTKMVDSIKAIFVDRLPEIEWMDDPSRETAEVKADYMTYDIGYPDYIRDPVQLDKRWEGYEVDTATFFNNTVTFNRYYNQRIMGRIFKPADPNEWYLPPQIVNAFYDPSANKMTYLAGILQSPMYDPVYSMSVNYGGIGMVMGHELTHGFDTIGGTYNQLGALVPGGWYSNSSAQGFSEATQCVVDLYNGYCLPQVGCVDGDLTKSENIADLGGIQQSFNAYKDYYVKIVGEEAPLPGFNSHEETFFLGFAQGWCTKYTKEYLEIMLQTDPHSPAMYRVAGPLSQFEEFARVYNCPAGSTMNPEKRCAVW; encoded by the exons atgtacaactCCGACTTCGCCTTGGCCGAAGACGCCACGGCTGTTAAAGATAGGCGCCGCGACAAGTGCGTTATACGATCTTTGACGGTGCTTTCGTGCTTACTAGTGGTCGCTGTCATCGTGCTCGGAGTTCTTTACGGCGTCGAAGTCAGCAAAGAGGTTGAGATCGTGACCGCGGCTCCTCCGCCGACCACTGCTCCGGAGCCCGAATACTGCATGACGACGGAATGCATCCTGACAGCGGCGCAGCTACTCGGCAACATGAATGCGTCCGCAGACCCTTGCGAAGATTTCTACAGCTACGCCTGTGGCGGCTGGTTGGATAAATACGACATACCCTCCGCTTATTCCAGTTACAGTGCCTTCACGCAAATGAACGACGAGAACATGCagacaataaaacaaatcttgGAATCTCAGTCGTACAACAAAGACAGCGCTGCCGAACAGAAAACCTACGATTTCTACGTCTCGTGTATGGACACCGACCAAATGGACGAGCTGGGAGCACAGCCATTCTTGGACCTCGTCGATCGACTGGGAGGTTGGGAAATCCTGGGGAATTGGGACCATGAAAACTGGGAATTCAAAACCGCCGTCGGCGAACTTGACCACGTTTACCGTGTCAGACCGTTTTACTCTTGGGATATTGGACCAGACGACATGAATCCGAATATTTCCTTGTACAGG ATTGATCAAATATCTCGGTCTACATACCTACACAACGGAGAAAACAGCACC TATGTGAAAGGATATAAATCGTACATGTACGACATGGTGACTGAATTGGGTGTCGACCAACAAAATGCCTCAATGTTTGTCGAAGAGGTCTTCGAGTTCGAACGAAAGCTCAACGAT TTGGCCCTTCGCAGTTCACAGCGTGTTGACCCGGTAGAACGATATAATTCTATGACCTTTGAAGAGTTAACATCGATGACGTCATCA TTTCACATTCTTGAAAATCTCAACTCTTACTACGAACAAACAATCGAGAATTCTCATCCACTGGTAAGCTACGGTCCAGAGTACCTTGAACCGGCTAATGTCCTGGTGAACGGAACAGAAGACAG AATCCTGCACAACTTCATGATGTGGAAATTGCTGGACTCTGTGGCGTACCACCTATCCAAACCGTTCAGAGATCATTACACGGATTTCAACAACCTGCTGACGGGCAAGACTGGACAGAGTGACCGTTGGAAGGACTGCCAGAATAGCTGTAACGGTATCTTTGACATGGCGGTGGGAGCCATGTTCGTTAGGGAAGCTTTCTCCGAAGAAAGTAAAGGAGAT CTCACAAAGATGGTAGACTCTATCAAAGCTATATTTGTTGATCGACTTCCTGAAATAGAATGGATGGATGACCCTTCCAGAGAGACAGCTGAGGTCAAG GCTGACTATATGACTTATGACATCGGGTATCCAGATTACATCAGAGACCCTGTTCAGCTTGACAAACGTTGGGAAGGC TACGAGGTTGACACGGCGACGTTTTTCAACAACACCGTGACCTTTAACAGATACTACAATCAGAGAATTATGGGTCGAATATTCAAACCAGCTGATCCAAACGA ATGGTATCTACCACCCCAGATAGTGAACGCATTTTACGATCCATCTGCGAACAAAATGA CCTACCTCGCCGGTATATTGCAGTCACCGATGTACGACCCTGTCTACAGCAT GTCTGTCAACTACGGCGGCATCGGCATGGTAATGGGACACGAGCTAACCCATGGCTTTGATACTATCG GTGGTACGTACAATCAACTGGGAGCGTTGGTGCCTGGAGGCTGGTATTCCAACTCGTCTGCCCAGGGATTCAGCGAAGCGACGCAGTGTGTCGTGGATTTGTATAACGGCTACTGTCTGCCCCAAGTTGGCTGC GTCGATGGTGATCTAACGAAATCGGAGAACATCGCTGACTTGGGCGGCATCCAACAATCATTTAAT GCATACAAGGATTACTATGTGAAGATAGTAGGCGAGGAGGCGCCTCTGCCTGGCTTCAACAGCCATGAAGAAACTTTCTTTCTTGGATTCGCACAG GGATGGTGCACAAAGTATACCAAGGAATATCTCGAAATCATGCTCCAAACGGACCCTCACTCTCCAGCTATGTACAG GGTTGCTGGTCCGCTGTCTCAGTTTGAAGAATTCGCCAGAGTTTATAACTGTCCGGCTGGCAGCACTATGAACCCCGAGAAGCGATGCGCTGTTTGGTAG